In Quercus robur chromosome 10, dhQueRobu3.1, whole genome shotgun sequence, a genomic segment contains:
- the LOC126704174 gene encoding uncharacterized protein LOC126704174: MYPDLYKELNLKPEDLTAYDSPLISFDGKMVIPKGLIRLPIQAGSEVVEVDFIVIDAYSPYTAIVGRAWLHALGAISLTTGKSSTLLETGSKSSSGVSPWLGNAWWLPFCTNPKPGPPRQTYSNQRPRRHLSVGRLRKQNVKLPPQEREELIVFLKRNIDVFAWSAYEALEVDPDFICHHLNVNASIIPKKQAPRRSSKEYSNTIRDEVMKLKLAGAIKEVFYPE; this comes from the exons ATGTACCCTGACCTATACAAGGAGTTGAACTTGAAACCAGAAGATTTGACAGCATACGATTCACCATTGATAAGTTTTGATGGGAAGATGGTCATCCCAAAGGGTCTGATAAGACTACCCATACAAGCAGGGTCAGAAGTGGTCGAAGTGGACTTTATCGTGATTGATGCCTATTCCCCCTACACTGCCATCGTAGGAAGGGCCTGGCTACATGCCCTGGGAGCCATTTCCTTAACCACCGGAAAGTCAAGTACCCTACTGGAGACGGGATCGAAGAGCTCATCGGGAGTCAGtccatggctaggcaatgccTGGTGGCTGCCGTTCTGCACCAACCCGAAGCCGGGCCCTCCAAGACagacttatagcaatcaaagacCTCGGCGTCACCTGTCTGTGGGCCGGCTGAGGAAGCAAAATGTGAAG CTGCCTCCTCAGGAGAGGGAAGAGCTGATAGTTTTCCTCAAGAGAAACatcgatgtgtttgcatggagcgCTTATGAAGCTCTGGAGGTGGATCCGGACTTCATCTGCCATCATTTGAATGTCAACGCATCTATCATCCCCAAAAAGCAAGCTCCTCGGCGCTCATCCAAGGAGTATTCTAACACAATCAGAGATGAGGTAATGAAGCTAAAGCTggctggggctatcaaagaggttttCTACCCTGAGTAG
- the LOC126704175 gene encoding metalloendoproteinase 5-MMP-like, with amino-acid sequence MATNLSLLLSIILRLLVIQPIKGHSFKSFQHLEGSHKGQTVKGLHEIKHYLSAFGYLKLDNNTGLSNDHASVKDKDEFNEHLEHAIKSFQKNFHLNVTGMLDSSTLDVMMTPRCGVSDIDNMSPNYAFFPGKPKWGKKYLTYTFNSSVTSEVLDKLSFAMQTGSEEWHKHTQFTFARGRPSSTSDISIRIMHMDGPGKVTARAGPPTFAIMLFDADENWSINDKPNANQLDMVSVATHEIGHILGLQHSTDVNAVMYPFLGYGMTKRELSHDDIDGMFALYGKP; translated from the coding sequence ATGGCTACaaatctctctcttcttttatcaattatactTCGCCTTCTCGTAATACAGCCTATTAAAGGACACTCTTTCAAGTCCTTCCAACATCTTGAGGGATCTCACAAGGGCCAAACGGTGAAAGGGCTGCATGAGATCAAACACTATCTCAGTGCATTCGGCTACTTAAAGTTAGACAACAACACTGGTTTAAGCAATGATCATGCTAGTGTAAAAGACAAGGATGAGTTCAATGAACATTTGGAACATGCAATAAAATCTTTCCAGAAGAATTTTCATCTCAATGTTACAGGGATGCTCGACTCTAGCACCCTCGATGTAATGATGACTCCACGGTGTGGAGTTTCTGATATTGACAACATGAGTCCGAATTATGCATTTTTCCCTGGAAAGCCAAAATGGGGTAAGAAATATCTAACCTATACCTTTAATTCAAGTGTCACGAGTGAGGTATTGGATAAGTTAAGTTTTGCAATGCAAACGGGTTCCGAAGAATGGCACAAACATACACAATTTACATTTGCAAGGGGACGACCAAGTTCCACATCTGACATTAGTATAAGAATAATGCACATGGATGGACCTGGTAAAGTTACAGCGCGTGCTGGTCCACCAACTTTTGCAATAATGCTCTTTGATGCTGATGAGAACTGGAGCATTAATGATAAACCAAATGCTAATCAACTTGACATGGTATCGGTGGCCACACACGAAATTGGACACATTCTTGGACTTCAACATAGTACAGATGTAAATGCTGTTATGTACCCTTTTCTGGGTTATGGTATGACAAAAAGAGAATTGAGCCATGATGATATTGATGGCATGTTTGCTTTGTATGGCAAACCTTAA